The following proteins come from a genomic window of Kineosporia sp. NBRC 101731:
- a CDS encoding immune inhibitor A domain-containing protein, producing the protein MRKVLMGLATLSITGCVALALPGAAAAQPQPGIHAAAPVDGAFGAVSSEDDLSSPMQDKARALRQRALTEVLNGQAEVEDRNGSTVVKLADSAGTSDRISGKVSSKDEDDGTYVELARQQTDRIFVVLAEFGDQRHPNYPDQDTDPDTPGPAVFPGPQHNKIPEPGADDNSTVWQPDYDQKHYQDLYFGDGEGTESLKTYYETQSSGRYSVDGRVTDWVKVPYNEARYGRSNGYPCSGNVCSNTWLLLSDALKSWVDEQKAAGRTDAQIKQDVAGFDQWDRYDHDGDGDFNEPDGYIDHFQIVHAGGDQADGDPQQGEDAIWSHRWYTNYNLAGLTGPAQNPLGGTQIGDTGIWVGDYTMQPENGGLSVFAHEYGHDLGLPDDYDTAGGQGNAVEWWSLMAQSRLGAAGEALGERPGDLGAWNKLMLGWLDYEVVTMGRKSRIVELGPEEYNTARTQAAIVALPLKQVTTDLVKPKSGSYEWWSGSGDAITNTLARLVTVPAGKPQLTFQASWNIEDCDDDPCDYAYVEVSDGKGWKALPGSITKAAEGNAIDGVSKGWQPATFDLSAYAGKNVALRFRYSTDGAVAGTDPQAPAGLFLDDIAIGKVLEDGAETGDNGWVAYGFQRTTGTETRAYDNYYIAGYRSYVSYDRYLKTGPYNFGRQSEQPDTVEHFSYQEGLLVSYWDTSQTDNNVSQHPGEGLNLNVDAHPETLYRSDGKPFRTRIQIYDAPFSLKKTDGIGLHVEGEKTKIGKKAGNPVFDDTKNYFDPVQLDHGVKVRGAGVKIEVVKQKKTAMTIKVTS; encoded by the coding sequence ATGCGAAAAGTCCTGATGGGTCTGGCGACCCTCTCGATCACCGGTTGCGTCGCGCTGGCTCTGCCAGGTGCGGCCGCCGCCCAGCCGCAACCGGGCATCCACGCCGCGGCACCGGTGGACGGCGCGTTCGGCGCCGTCTCTTCCGAGGACGACCTGAGCAGCCCGATGCAGGACAAGGCTCGCGCCCTGCGGCAGAGGGCGCTCACCGAGGTCCTGAACGGCCAGGCCGAGGTGGAGGACCGGAACGGCAGCACGGTGGTGAAGCTGGCGGATTCCGCCGGCACCAGCGACAGGATCAGTGGAAAAGTCAGTTCCAAGGACGAGGACGACGGCACCTACGTCGAGCTCGCCCGTCAGCAGACCGACCGGATCTTCGTGGTGCTGGCCGAGTTCGGTGACCAGCGGCACCCGAATTATCCCGACCAGGACACCGACCCGGACACGCCCGGGCCGGCGGTGTTCCCGGGACCGCAGCACAACAAGATCCCGGAGCCGGGGGCGGACGACAACTCGACCGTCTGGCAGCCCGACTACGACCAGAAGCACTACCAGGATCTGTACTTCGGCGACGGTGAGGGGACCGAGTCGCTGAAGACCTATTACGAGACGCAGAGCTCGGGCCGGTACAGCGTCGACGGCCGGGTCACCGACTGGGTGAAGGTGCCGTACAACGAGGCCCGGTACGGCCGTTCCAACGGCTACCCGTGCTCCGGCAACGTGTGCAGCAACACCTGGCTGCTGCTGTCCGACGCCCTGAAGTCCTGGGTGGACGAGCAGAAGGCCGCCGGGCGCACCGATGCCCAGATCAAGCAGGACGTGGCCGGGTTCGACCAGTGGGACCGCTACGACCATGACGGTGACGGCGACTTCAACGAGCCGGACGGCTACATCGACCACTTCCAGATCGTGCACGCCGGCGGCGACCAGGCCGACGGCGACCCGCAGCAGGGAGAGGACGCGATCTGGAGCCACCGCTGGTACACGAACTACAACCTGGCCGGTCTCACCGGACCTGCGCAGAACCCGCTCGGCGGCACGCAGATCGGTGACACCGGGATCTGGGTGGGTGACTACACGATGCAGCCGGAGAACGGTGGCCTGAGCGTGTTCGCCCACGAGTACGGCCATGATCTGGGCCTGCCGGACGACTACGACACCGCCGGGGGTCAGGGCAATGCCGTGGAGTGGTGGTCGCTCATGGCGCAGAGCCGGCTCGGGGCGGCGGGCGAGGCCCTCGGCGAGCGGCCGGGCGACCTGGGCGCCTGGAACAAGCTCATGCTCGGCTGGCTGGACTACGAGGTCGTGACGATGGGCCGCAAGAGCCGCATCGTCGAGCTCGGGCCGGAGGAGTACAACACCGCCCGCACCCAGGCGGCGATCGTCGCCCTGCCGTTGAAGCAGGTCACCACCGACCTGGTGAAGCCGAAGAGCGGCTCGTACGAATGGTGGAGCGGCAGCGGTGACGCGATCACGAACACCCTGGCCCGCCTGGTCACCGTGCCTGCGGGCAAACCGCAGCTCACGTTCCAGGCCAGCTGGAACATCGAGGACTGCGACGACGACCCGTGCGACTACGCCTACGTCGAGGTGAGCGACGGCAAGGGCTGGAAGGCCCTGCCCGGCTCGATCACGAAGGCCGCCGAGGGCAACGCCATCGACGGTGTCAGCAAGGGCTGGCAGCCGGCCACGTTCGACCTGAGTGCCTACGCCGGCAAGAACGTGGCCCTGCGGTTCCGGTACTCGACCGACGGCGCCGTGGCCGGTACCGACCCGCAGGCCCCGGCCGGGCTCTTCCTCGACGACATCGCGATCGGCAAGGTCCTCGAGGACGGTGCGGAGACCGGCGACAACGGCTGGGTGGCCTACGGTTTCCAGCGCACGACGGGTACGGAGACCCGGGCGTACGACAACTACTACATCGCCGGCTACCGCTCGTACGTGAGTTACGACCGCTACCTGAAAACCGGCCCGTACAACTTCGGCCGGCAGAGCGAGCAGCCCGACACGGTGGAGCACTTCTCATATCAGGAAGGGCTTCTCGTTTCCTACTGGGACACCTCGCAGACCGACAACAACGTCAGTCAGCACCCGGGGGAAGGGCTGAACCTGAACGTCGACGCCCATCCGGAGACGCTCTACCGCAGTGACGGAAAACCCTTCCGCACTCGGATCCAGATCTACGACGCACCCTTCAGCCTCAAGAAGACGGACGGCATCGGCCTGCACGTCGAGGGCGAGAAGACCAAGATCGGGAAGAAGGCGGGCAACCCGGTTTTCGATGACACCAAGAACTACTTCGACCCGGTTCAACTCGACCATGGTGTGAAGGTGCGGGGCGCGGGGGTGAAGATCGAGGTCGTGAAGCAGAAGAAGACCGCGATGACCATCAAAGTCACCTCCTGA
- a CDS encoding immune inhibitor A domain-containing protein, protein MRKVLVGLATLSVAAGAALALPGTAVASTPLTQAPIGTADQSAQGTDDLSSPMQDKARALRDEAVTQVLNGDATVTTKNGSRVVKLAGKKGKKDDRYVELAREQTDRVFVVLAEFGNERHPSYPDQDTSATIAGPATFEGPVHNKIPQPAKNDNSTVWQADYSKKHYEDLYFGEGKGVESLKTYYETQSSGRYSVDGTVTDWVKLPYNEARYGRSNGYPCSGNVCSNTWVMIADALQAWVADQQAKGVSAAEIKSTVASFDQWDRYDFDGDGNFNESDGYIDHFQIVHAGGDQADGDPQQGEDAIWSHRWYAYSNGAGTTGPANNKLGGTQIGDTGLWVGDYTTQPENGGLSVFAHEYGHDLGLPDNYDTASGGSSPVEYWSLMAQSRLNGKGEALGTRPGDIGAWEKLQLGWLDYEGVTATTAGKKKTRTIDLGPAEYNTKKPQATVVVLPKKQVTKELAQPASGEYEWYSDTGNDLSSTLTRSVALPAGSPQLTFQANWNIEDCEADACDYAYVDIDDGSGFTPIAGSITKATEGNGIDGVSDGWQPATFDLSAYAGKTVSLRFRYSTDTAAQGADDTLPAGIFLDDIKVAAGGTTVFEDGAETADNAWTASGFRRTTGTDVVEYDHYYIAAHRSYVSYDKYLETGPYNFGWPSTKPDYVEHFPYQEGLLVTYWDTSFSDNNVSVHPGEGRNLTVDAHPAPLYQVTGTPWRTRVQLYDAPFGLKKADSLTLHVDGVKSPIKGLKGNPLFDDTKNFYDTVVPDHGVKVAKAGVKIEVQKVKGTSLTVKVTS, encoded by the coding sequence GTGCGAAAAGTCCTGGTGGGTCTCGCGACCCTCTCCGTGGCGGCGGGCGCGGCACTCGCGCTGCCCGGCACGGCTGTGGCATCAACCCCGCTGACGCAGGCCCCGATCGGGACTGCGGATCAGTCGGCTCAGGGCACGGACGACCTGTCCAGCCCGATGCAGGACAAGGCCAGGGCCCTGCGCGACGAGGCAGTGACCCAGGTGCTCAACGGCGATGCGACCGTGACCACCAAGAACGGCAGTCGCGTCGTGAAGCTGGCGGGGAAGAAGGGTAAGAAGGACGACCGGTACGTCGAGCTCGCCCGCGAGCAGACCGACCGGGTCTTCGTGGTGCTGGCCGAGTTCGGCAACGAACGGCACCCGAGCTACCCCGACCAGGACACCAGCGCCACCATCGCCGGCCCGGCCACGTTCGAGGGCCCGGTGCACAACAAGATCCCCCAGCCCGCCAAGAACGACAACTCCACTGTCTGGCAGGCCGATTACAGCAAGAAGCACTACGAGGATCTGTATTTCGGTGAGGGCAAGGGCGTCGAGTCGCTCAAGACCTACTACGAGACGCAGAGCTCGGGCCGGTACAGCGTCGACGGCACGGTCACCGACTGGGTGAAGCTGCCGTACAACGAGGCCCGGTACGGCCGCTCGAACGGCTACCCGTGCTCCGGCAACGTGTGCAGCAACACCTGGGTGATGATTGCCGACGCACTCCAGGCCTGGGTCGCCGACCAGCAGGCCAAGGGCGTCAGTGCTGCCGAGATCAAGTCGACCGTGGCCAGTTTCGACCAGTGGGACCGGTACGACTTCGACGGTGACGGCAACTTCAACGAGTCGGACGGCTACATCGACCACTTCCAGATCGTGCACGCCGGCGGTGACCAGGCCGACGGTGACCCGCAGCAGGGTGAAGACGCGATCTGGAGCCACCGCTGGTACGCGTACTCCAACGGCGCCGGCACCACCGGCCCGGCGAACAACAAGCTGGGCGGCACGCAGATCGGTGACACCGGCCTCTGGGTGGGTGACTACACCACGCAGCCCGAGAACGGTGGCCTGAGCGTGTTCGCCCACGAGTACGGCCACGACCTGGGCCTGCCGGACAACTACGACACCGCCAGCGGCGGCAGCAGCCCGGTCGAGTACTGGTCGCTGATGGCCCAGAGCCGGCTCAACGGCAAGGGTGAGGCGCTCGGCACCCGCCCCGGTGACATCGGCGCCTGGGAGAAGCTGCAGCTGGGCTGGCTGGACTACGAGGGCGTGACGGCCACGACCGCGGGCAAGAAGAAGACCCGCACCATCGACCTCGGTCCGGCCGAGTACAACACCAAGAAACCGCAGGCCACCGTGGTGGTCCTGCCGAAGAAACAGGTCACGAAGGAACTCGCGCAACCCGCCTCCGGGGAGTACGAGTGGTACAGCGACACCGGTAACGACCTGAGCAGCACCCTGACCCGCTCGGTGGCCCTGCCGGCCGGTTCGCCCCAGCTGACCTTCCAGGCCAACTGGAACATCGAGGACTGCGAGGCCGACGCCTGTGACTACGCCTACGTGGACATCGACGACGGCAGCGGGTTCACGCCGATCGCCGGGTCGATCACCAAGGCCACCGAGGGCAACGGCATCGACGGGGTGAGTGACGGCTGGCAGCCGGCCACCTTCGACCTGTCGGCGTACGCCGGCAAGACGGTGAGCCTGCGGTTCCGCTACTCCACCGACACCGCGGCGCAGGGAGCCGACGACACCTTGCCCGCCGGCATCTTCCTCGACGACATCAAGGTCGCGGCCGGCGGCACGACCGTGTTCGAGGACGGTGCCGAGACCGCCGACAACGCCTGGACCGCCAGCGGTTTCCGGCGCACGACGGGCACCGACGTGGTCGAGTACGACCACTACTACATCGCGGCGCACCGGTCGTACGTCAGCTATGACAAGTACCTCGAGACCGGCCCGTACAACTTCGGCTGGCCGTCCACGAAACCCGACTACGTGGAGCACTTCCCGTACCAGGAAGGCCTGCTGGTCACCTACTGGGACACGTCGTTCTCCGACAACAACGTCAGCGTGCACCCCGGCGAGGGCCGCAACCTGACGGTCGACGCCCACCCGGCGCCGCTATACCAGGTGACGGGCACGCCGTGGCGTACCCGGGTGCAGCTCTACGACGCCCCGTTCGGCCTGAAGAAGGCCGACAGTCTCACGCTCCACGTCGACGGGGTGAAGAGCCCGATCAAGGGACTGAAGGGCAACCCGCTCTTCGACGACACGAAGAACTTCTACGACACGGTCGTGCCGGACCATGGCGTGAAGGTCGCGAAGGCCGGGGTGAAGATCGAGGTGCAGAAGGTCAAGGGCACCTCGCTCACGGTCAAGGTTACCTCGTGA
- a CDS encoding siderophore-interacting protein: MSYATSGSLYAEVVATQRLSPHLVRIVLGGEQMSGYEPLGVADEAVVLWFPKPGQDRPAPTTLKDGVWGHHDPDIAPPGRNYTIRAFEPGENARMTIDFVVHPGGVAGEWAVNAGVGDVILITRPRSWYEPPADAAWILAAADLTGLPALARIIEECPADGPQVYAMVETADAADLAALPETQCNAAGVDASVGTGNGVAPGALAELIAAKLPELISQGPGYVWYSGEAAQSREIRKLMRKTHGWPLDRVQTVGYWRQDAEVWNETFAQVGGDQLVQVYYQAIEKGLSSAEASEILDEEYEKAGL, encoded by the coding sequence ATGTCGTACGCCACCTCCGGGTCCCTCTACGCCGAGGTCGTCGCTACGCAGCGGCTGAGCCCGCACCTGGTGCGGATCGTGCTCGGCGGCGAGCAGATGTCCGGGTACGAGCCGCTGGGCGTGGCCGACGAGGCCGTGGTGCTGTGGTTCCCGAAGCCCGGCCAGGACCGGCCCGCCCCGACCACGCTCAAGGACGGCGTCTGGGGCCACCACGACCCGGACATTGCCCCGCCGGGGCGTAACTACACCATCCGCGCCTTCGAGCCCGGTGAGAACGCCCGGATGACGATTGATTTCGTGGTGCACCCGGGCGGCGTCGCCGGGGAGTGGGCGGTCAACGCCGGCGTCGGTGACGTCATCCTCATCACCCGCCCGCGCTCCTGGTACGAGCCGCCGGCCGACGCCGCCTGGATCCTCGCCGCGGCCGACCTCACCGGCCTGCCGGCCCTGGCCCGCATCATCGAGGAGTGCCCCGCCGACGGCCCTCAGGTGTACGCGATGGTCGAGACGGCCGACGCCGCCGACCTCGCCGCCCTGCCGGAGACCCAGTGCAACGCCGCCGGGGTGGATGCCAGCGTGGGCACGGGCAACGGGGTCGCCCCCGGTGCCCTGGCCGAGCTGATCGCGGCCAAGCTGCCCGAGCTGATCTCCCAGGGGCCGGGTTACGTCTGGTACTCCGGCGAGGCGGCCCAGTCCCGGGAGATCCGCAAGCTGATGCGCAAGACGCACGGCTGGCCCTTGGACCGCGTGCAGACCGTGGGCTACTGGCGTCAGGACGCCGAGGTCTGGAACGAGACCTTCGCCCAGGTGGGCGGCGACCAGCTGGTGCAGGTCTACTACCAGGCGATCGAGAAGGGCCTGTCCAGCGCCGAGGCCTCGGAGATCCTCGACGAGGAGTACGAGAAGGCCGGCCTCTGA
- a CDS encoding SigE family RNA polymerase sigma factor produces MPAPPDAERDIERPALDFEDFYRQEFARMVTLAIAVSGSRVTAEDVAQDALLQARQKWDVVGRYDKPGAWLRKVTIQLASKRLRRARVEAAALLRLGNTPPEVAPGPDEVETVLAAIRQLPRQQRAAIVLAYLEDRSVKEVAEIMGCAEGTAKAHLHKARARLARILGEPEVGTR; encoded by the coding sequence ATGCCCGCGCCACCCGACGCCGAGCGAGATATCGAGCGACCGGCACTGGACTTCGAGGATTTCTACCGTCAGGAGTTCGCCCGGATGGTGACGCTGGCGATCGCCGTGTCGGGCAGCCGGGTGACGGCGGAAGACGTGGCCCAGGACGCGTTGCTCCAGGCCCGGCAGAAGTGGGACGTCGTGGGCCGGTACGACAAGCCCGGGGCCTGGCTGCGGAAGGTGACGATCCAGCTGGCGTCCAAACGGTTGCGCCGGGCCCGGGTCGAGGCCGCCGCCCTGCTGCGGCTGGGCAACACCCCGCCCGAGGTGGCGCCCGGTCCGGACGAGGTGGAGACGGTGCTCGCCGCGATCCGCCAGCTGCCCCGGCAGCAACGGGCGGCGATCGTGCTCGCCTATCTGGAGGACCGGAGCGTGAAGGAGGTCGCGGAGATCATGGGCTGCGCCGAGGGCACGGCGAAAGCACACCTGCACAAGGCGCGCGCCCGTCTCGCCCGGATCCTCGGTGAGCCCGAGGTGGGCACCCGATGA
- a CDS encoding folylpolyglutamate synthase/dihydrofolate synthase family protein: MARVEGRGPQHDEKEIAAAQALSQQAAQVYGEILDRAPEHDLIPSLDRIEAVVQLLGDPQRAFEAVHVTGTNGKSSTTRMIERLLREHNLRTGRFTSPHLQDVRERIAIDGEIIDQQRFVDVYDEVKPYLDLVDARNAEAGKPRMTYFEVLVALAYAAFADTPVDVAAVEVGLGGSWDATNVIDARVAVITPIGIDHERLLGHDVATIATEKSGIIKPGAVAVFSEQHDDATEPLMSRAAEVGATVLRENHNFSVSQREVALGGQLLTLQGAAAVYPDIFIPLHGAHQAQNAVAALVAVEAFLLSDGRDWSATDNSREGTGLDIDVVRAAFADVDSPGRLEVVRRSPTVLIDAAHNPAGAQVLADSLEEAFGFSRLVGVVAVLEDKDAESILGALEPVLEEVVITRTSSPRAMAPDELAEIAEDVFGEDRVTTFERLDDALDYAMGKAEEGGMIGGGVLATGSVTMAADVRRLFRVR; encoded by the coding sequence ATGGCGCGGGTCGAGGGTCGCGGTCCGCAGCACGACGAGAAGGAGATCGCGGCGGCGCAGGCGCTGTCGCAGCAGGCGGCGCAGGTGTACGGGGAGATTCTCGATCGGGCGCCCGAGCACGACCTGATCCCGAGCCTCGACCGTATCGAGGCCGTGGTGCAGCTGCTGGGCGACCCGCAGCGCGCGTTCGAGGCCGTGCACGTCACCGGCACCAACGGTAAGAGCTCCACCACCCGCATGATCGAGCGGCTGCTGCGCGAGCACAACCTGCGCACGGGCCGGTTCACCAGCCCGCACCTGCAGGACGTGCGTGAGCGCATCGCCATCGACGGCGAGATCATCGACCAGCAGCGCTTCGTCGACGTCTACGACGAGGTCAAGCCCTACCTCGACCTGGTCGACGCCCGTAACGCCGAGGCCGGCAAGCCGCGGATGACCTACTTCGAGGTGCTCGTCGCGCTGGCCTACGCCGCGTTCGCCGACACCCCGGTCGACGTGGCCGCGGTCGAGGTCGGGCTGGGCGGCTCCTGGGACGCGACGAACGTCATCGACGCCCGCGTCGCCGTGATCACCCCGATCGGCATCGATCACGAGCGCCTGCTCGGGCACGACGTGGCCACGATCGCCACCGAGAAGTCGGGCATCATCAAACCCGGTGCTGTCGCGGTGTTCTCGGAGCAGCACGACGACGCCACGGAACCCCTGATGTCCCGCGCCGCCGAGGTGGGGGCCACGGTCCTGCGTGAGAACCACAACTTCTCGGTGAGCCAGCGTGAGGTCGCGCTCGGCGGTCAGCTGCTGACCCTCCAGGGCGCCGCCGCCGTCTACCCGGACATCTTCATCCCCCTGCACGGCGCCCACCAGGCCCAGAACGCCGTCGCCGCGCTGGTCGCGGTGGAGGCCTTCCTGCTCTCCGACGGCCGCGACTGGTCCGCCACCGACAACTCCCGTGAGGGAACGGGTCTCGACATCGATGTGGTGCGCGCCGCGTTCGCCGACGTCGACTCGCCCGGCCGCCTCGAGGTCGTCCGCCGCAGTCCCACCGTGCTCATCGACGCCGCCCACAACCCCGCCGGGGCCCAGGTTCTTGCCGACAGCCTGGAAGAGGCCTTCGGTTTCAGCCGTCTGGTCGGCGTGGTGGCCGTGCTCGAGGACAAGGACGCCGAATCCATTCTCGGCGCCCTGGAACCGGTGCTCGAGGAAGTCGTGATCACCCGCACCTCCTCGCCCCGCGCCATGGCCCCGGACGAGTTGGCCGAGATCGCCGAAGACGTCTTCGGCGAGGACCGGGTGACCACCTTCGAGCGCCTGGACGACGCCCTCGACTACGCCATGGGCAAGGCCGAGGAAGGCGGGATGATCGGCGGCGGCGTGCTGGCGACCGGATCCGTCACCATGGCCGCCGACGTCCGTCGGCTGTTCCGCGTCCGCTAG